A single Atopobiaceae bacterium DNA region contains:
- a CDS encoding glycosyltransferase family 2 protein yields MELNRLGLTPIVIFNIIVWAFFTFAFFYQFVYIIVVWRRGTVKLPEAKRQHRYAFFIAAHNEEPVIGNLVRSIKAQDYPADLIDTFVVADACNDRTAEEARAAGAIVYERNDLARKGKSWVLDYGFNRILDEYGDRYEAFIVFDADNLLAPNYVTIMNQAFDAGYLVCTSYRNSKNFDSSWVSRPPTRRGSCARRSISTTLVCCSIRAAPSRGPVGSSRPRSCEACTGGTSIP; encoded by the coding sequence GTGGAATTGAATCGGCTGGGCCTCACGCCCATCGTCATCTTCAACATCATCGTGTGGGCGTTCTTCACCTTCGCCTTCTTCTACCAGTTCGTCTACATCATCGTGGTGTGGCGCCGTGGCACCGTGAAGTTGCCTGAGGCCAAGAGGCAGCACCGGTATGCCTTCTTCATCGCGGCCCACAACGAGGAACCGGTGATCGGCAACCTCGTCAGGTCGATCAAGGCCCAGGACTATCCGGCAGACCTCATCGACACGTTCGTGGTCGCGGATGCCTGCAACGACAGGACGGCCGAGGAGGCGCGCGCGGCGGGAGCCATCGTCTACGAGCGTAACGACCTCGCGCGCAAGGGCAAGAGCTGGGTGCTCGACTATGGGTTCAACCGGATCCTCGACGAGTACGGCGACCGCTATGAGGCGTTCATCGTCTTCGATGCGGACAACCTGCTGGCCCCTAACTACGTCACCATCATGAACCAGGCCTTCGATGCGGGATACCTCGTGTGCACGAGCTATCGCAACTCGAAGAACTTCGACTCGAGCTGGGTGTCTCGGCCGCCAACGCGACGTGGTTCATGCGCGAGGCGAAGTATCTCAACAACGCTCGTATGCTGCTCCATACGAGCTGCGCCATCTCGGGGTCCGGTTGGCTCGTCTCGTCCAAGATCGTGCGAGGCATGCACGGGTGGAACTTCCATACCCTGA
- a CDS encoding RluA family pseudouridine synthase: MTDRVVNRMAGMNADGVRVDSWLSGVEGLPSRSACAHLVEQGRVSLNGVVVTSKSERLRPGDQLQVMLPIEEEGPRGGLLPVPIPIDVRYEDAYLIVISKQAGLVCHPSPGHEADTLANALVARYGEEHLSHVQGEDRPGIVHRLDMDTSGLMVCAHDDATAKALQDLIRLRVLDRRYVVLVQGYVAPDEGQVVAPIARSSRDRLRMCVADGPSSREAITTFRTLERFEAGRRDEGYSLLECHLYTGRTHQIRVHMRHINHDVVGDQLYGHGDGRENLGLTRQFLHSWSIGFDHPVTGEPVKLTDSLPGDLSRALESLSGRSMGRTEAGERIAPALVAGEVSDPDSRQGA; this comes from the coding sequence GTGACTGATCGTGTCGTCAACCGTATGGCGGGGATGAATGCCGACGGCGTACGTGTCGACTCGTGGCTCTCGGGTGTCGAGGGGCTCCCCTCACGGAGCGCCTGTGCCCATCTGGTGGAGCAGGGGCGTGTGAGCTTGAACGGCGTCGTCGTCACGTCAAAGTCCGAACGCCTCCGTCCAGGCGACCAGCTGCAGGTCATGCTTCCCATCGAGGAAGAGGGCCCGCGTGGCGGACTGCTTCCCGTGCCGATACCCATCGACGTGCGCTACGAGGACGCCTACCTCATTGTCATCTCGAAGCAGGCGGGTCTCGTCTGCCACCCGAGCCCCGGGCATGAGGCCGATACCCTCGCCAACGCCTTGGTCGCCCGCTATGGGGAGGAGCACCTCTCGCATGTGCAGGGCGAGGACCGTCCGGGCATCGTGCACCGGCTCGACATGGACACCTCGGGCCTCATGGTCTGCGCCCATGATGACGCCACGGCCAAGGCGCTCCAGGACCTCATACGCCTGAGGGTGCTCGACCGACGTTACGTGGTGCTCGTGCAGGGGTATGTGGCGCCTGACGAGGGACAGGTCGTTGCCCCCATCGCACGTTCGAGCCGTGACCGTCTGCGCATGTGCGTGGCTGACGGTCCCTCCTCGCGCGAGGCCATCACGACCTTCCGGACGCTCGAGCGCTTCGAGGCCGGACGCCGTGACGAGGGGTACTCCCTTCTCGAGTGCCATCTCTACACGGGTCGGACGCACCAGATCAGGGTGCATATGCGGCACATCAACCACGACGTCGTGGGTGACCAGCTCTACGGGCATGGGGACGGGCGCGAGAACCTCGGCCTTACCAGGCAGTTCCTGCATTCCTGGAGCATCGGCTTCGACCATCCCGTGACTGGGGAACCAGTGAAGCTTACCGACAGCCTCCCGGGCGACCTCTCTCGTGCGCTAGAATCACTCTCTGGTCGCTCCATGGGCCGAACCGAGGCGGGGGAGCGCATCGCGCCCGCCCTCGTCGCGGGCGAAGTGTCGGATCCGGACTCTCGTCAGGGAGCGTAG
- the lspA gene encoding signal peptidase II — protein MAAASSDYRISEAGWAHRLDRYVAVAAAIALTDQLLKRLVEGSLVAGQRVSLIPGVMDLDLVYNTGAAFSLGEGAGWVFVAIAAVLVVGMAVWVVREELPSSVVYSLACVAGGGIGNLIDRVTSGRVVDYLATSFIDFPVFNLADIAVTCGIVAVIVSWLVWDHSRVADAGGSDRD, from the coding sequence ATGGCTGCTGCGAGTAGCGACTACCGTATCTCGGAGGCTGGCTGGGCCCATAGGCTCGACCGCTATGTTGCCGTGGCGGCTGCCATAGCCCTCACGGACCAGCTGCTGAAGAGGCTCGTGGAGGGCTCCCTGGTCGCTGGTCAGCGGGTCTCTCTCATACCCGGGGTCATGGACCTCGACCTCGTCTACAACACGGGGGCGGCGTTCAGCCTGGGCGAGGGTGCCGGATGGGTGTTCGTCGCGATCGCTGCCGTGCTGGTCGTCGGCATGGCGGTCTGGGTCGTCCGAGAGGAGCTGCCGAGCTCGGTCGTCTATTCGCTCGCCTGTGTGGCAGGCGGAGGCATCGGTAACCTCATCGACCGGGTCACGAGCGGCCGTGTGGTCGACTACCTCGCCACGAGCTTCATCGACTTCCCCGTCTTCAACCTGGCTGACATCGCTGTCACCTGCGGCATAGTGGCCGTGATCGTCTCATGGCTCGTGTGGGACCACTCGCGCGTCGCGGATGCGGGGGGCTCCGACCGTGACTGA
- the ileS gene encoding isoleucine--tRNA ligase, producing the protein MANTFKKTMNLPKTDFPMRAGLAKREPERLASWYEDDVYSQMLKKNEGHPRFVLHDGPPYANGPIHIGHALNKISKDIINRYWSMRGYQTPYVPGWDCHGQPIEHKVEETLGTKKFNETPTPEVRTMCREFAVENIDIQRQGFKRLGVLGDWDHPYLTLVNDYDAADIEIFKKIFDKGAIYRGRKPVHWCKHCHTALAEAEIEYSDEVSPSIYVRFVLTSVPAGLEAYAGKVDVVVWTTTPWTMPADTGVILGPEFDYVAVLHDGRAEIMASALAEKVCGLAGWDYELVSVNGSEWHATGDDLVGNTYTQPIFDDFEGRFITADYVTLDDGTGVVHTAPGHGVDDYNAGMKWGLELVMPVDDDGRFFKGEGIGTGGPFSGMDTDEANPHVIDFLRDRGTLVAAIDITHSYPHCWRCKRPVIFRATDQWFVSMDKTGLRDQALDAIQHSVRWYPSHASKRITAMVEGRPDWCISRQRCWGVPIPSFTCADCGEKVMNDDTLDAIIKLFHEKGSDAWFTDDPASYLGNACTCPSCGGHHLTADTDILDVWWDSGVSHTAVLGNRPELRFPADMYLEGSDQHRGWFQSSLLTSVGAYGCAPFKSVVSQGFVLDGKGRKMSKSVGNVIDPNKVCDERGADIVRLWVASCDTSTDVACDHDILDHVGDAYRRFRNTFRFLLGELDGQFDPTCDTVPEAELDPYDRLVLARLTKVHEEVAAAYADYRFNVVYRTLYDFVITELSNGYLNATKDRMYCSERTSAARRSAQTCWGQILSMLLHDLQPILAFTCDEVMSYVPESLRDGRERAALLDWYVSPMADAEADRLVPCYDAMLEVRAAFTKAYEEAVGSGLISEKTTQAARAKVVLPQEGYDLLTGPDAPDLAEVLVCSEVVLAVGDSLSCEVMPAEGERCERCWNWRKVGKDGLCPRCHDAVEAADGCCE; encoded by the coding sequence GTGGCTAACACGTTCAAGAAGACCATGAACCTTCCCAAGACCGACTTCCCCATGCGGGCGGGACTTGCCAAGCGTGAGCCTGAGCGGCTGGCGAGCTGGTACGAGGACGACGTCTACTCCCAGATGCTCAAGAAGAACGAGGGCCATCCCCGGTTCGTCCTCCACGACGGCCCGCCGTATGCCAATGGCCCCATCCACATCGGACATGCCCTCAACAAGATCTCGAAGGACATCATCAATCGCTATTGGTCCATGCGTGGCTATCAGACGCCGTATGTCCCCGGCTGGGACTGCCACGGCCAGCCCATCGAGCACAAGGTCGAGGAGACCCTCGGCACCAAGAAGTTCAACGAGACCCCCACGCCCGAGGTCCGCACGATGTGCCGCGAGTTCGCGGTCGAGAACATCGACATCCAGCGTCAGGGCTTCAAGCGTCTCGGCGTGCTGGGCGACTGGGACCACCCCTACCTCACGCTCGTGAACGACTACGACGCGGCCGACATCGAGATCTTCAAGAAGATCTTCGACAAGGGCGCCATCTATCGCGGCCGCAAGCCGGTCCATTGGTGCAAGCACTGCCACACCGCGCTCGCCGAGGCCGAAATCGAGTACTCCGACGAGGTGAGCCCCTCCATCTACGTGCGCTTCGTCCTCACGAGCGTGCCAGCCGGCCTCGAGGCCTACGCGGGCAAGGTCGACGTCGTGGTCTGGACGACCACGCCCTGGACCATGCCGGCAGACACCGGCGTCATCCTCGGGCCCGAGTTCGACTACGTCGCCGTTCTCCACGATGGTCGTGCCGAGATCATGGCCTCGGCGCTCGCCGAGAAGGTCTGCGGGCTCGCGGGCTGGGACTACGAGCTCGTGAGCGTCAATGGCTCCGAGTGGCATGCCACGGGTGACGACCTGGTGGGGAACACCTACACGCAACCCATCTTCGATGACTTCGAGGGCCGCTTCATCACGGCCGACTACGTCACCCTCGATGACGGCACGGGCGTGGTCCACACGGCTCCCGGCCACGGCGTCGACGACTACAACGCGGGCATGAAGTGGGGCCTCGAGCTCGTCATGCCCGTCGATGACGACGGCCGCTTCTTCAAGGGAGAGGGCATCGGCACCGGAGGCCCCTTCTCGGGCATGGACACCGACGAGGCAAATCCGCACGTCATCGACTTCCTGCGCGATCGTGGCACCCTCGTGGCCGCCATCGACATCACGCACTCGTACCCGCACTGCTGGCGCTGCAAGCGTCCGGTCATCTTCCGTGCCACCGACCAGTGGTTCGTCTCGATGGACAAGACGGGCCTGCGTGACCAGGCGCTCGATGCCATCCAGCATAGCGTGCGCTGGTACCCGAGCCACGCCTCCAAGCGCATCACCGCCATGGTGGAGGGCCGTCCTGACTGGTGCATCTCGCGCCAACGCTGCTGGGGCGTCCCCATTCCGAGCTTCACCTGCGCAGACTGTGGCGAGAAGGTCATGAACGACGACACGCTCGATGCCATCATCAAGCTCTTCCACGAGAAGGGCTCGGATGCTTGGTTCACCGATGACCCCGCAAGCTACCTGGGGAATGCCTGCACCTGCCCCTCGTGCGGAGGGCACCACCTCACGGCGGACACCGACATCCTCGACGTCTGGTGGGACTCGGGCGTCTCGCACACGGCCGTCCTCGGCAACAGACCGGAGCTGAGGTTCCCCGCGGACATGTACCTCGAGGGCTCGGACCAGCACCGTGGCTGGTTCCAGAGCTCGCTGCTCACGAGCGTGGGCGCCTATGGCTGCGCCCCGTTCAAGTCGGTCGTGTCCCAGGGGTTCGTGCTTGACGGCAAGGGCCGCAAGATGAGCAAGTCGGTCGGCAACGTGATCGACCCTAACAAGGTCTGCGACGAGCGTGGGGCCGACATCGTGCGTCTCTGGGTCGCCTCCTGCGACACGTCCACCGACGTCGCCTGCGATCACGACATCCTCGACCACGTGGGGGACGCCTATCGTCGCTTCCGTAACACGTTCCGCTTCCTCCTCGGCGAGCTCGATGGGCAGTTCGACCCCACCTGTGACACCGTCCCCGAGGCTGAGCTCGACCCCTATGACCGTCTCGTCCTGGCTCGTCTCACCAAGGTGCACGAGGAGGTCGCCGCTGCCTATGCGGACTACCGGTTCAACGTGGTCTACCGCACGCTCTATGACTTCGTGATCACGGAACTCTCGAACGGCTACCTCAACGCCACCAAGGACCGCATGTACTGCAGCGAGAGGACCAGCGCCGCGCGGAGGAGCGCCCAGACGTGCTGGGGGCAGATCCTCTCGATGCTGCTCCATGACCTCCAGCCCATCCTGGCATTCACCTGCGACGAGGTCATGAGCTATGTGCCCGAGTCGCTCCGTGATGGTCGCGAGCGTGCCGCCCTCCTTGACTGGTACGTCTCTCCCATGGCTGATGCAGAGGCCGACCGCCTCGTTCCCTGCTATGATGCCATGCTCGAGGTACGAGCTGCCTTCACGAAGGCCTACGAGGAGGCGGTGGGTTCGGGCCTGATCTCCGAGAAGACCACCCAGGCGGCCCGCGCGAAGGTCGTCCTGCCCCAGGAAGGCTATGACCTGCTCACTGGTCCCGATGCCCCCGACCTTGCCGAGGTCCTCGTGTGCTCTGAGGTCGTCCTTGCGGTAGGTGACTCCCTTTCATGTGAGGTCATGCCTGCCGAGGGCGAGCGCTGCGAGCGCTGCTGGAACTGGCGCAAGGTCGGTAAGGATGGGCTCTGCCCTCGTTGCCATGATGCCGTGGAGGCCGCGGATGGCTGCTGCGAGTAG